A portion of the Bacteroidales bacterium genome contains these proteins:
- a CDS encoding sulfotransferase domain-containing protein: protein MNLPTFILAGAQKAGTTSMFNILKQHSQIFLPKTKEIHFFDINKNYKQGIDWYAGHFKDSENYICRGEVTPNYMFADYVPERIYNSSRKDIKLIYILRNPADRAFSHYKMRVGRGFEKNPFKYSVKLNVKELNLKSKETDHNYITRGFYSEQIKRYLEYFEIKNMFFILFEEDFLSNRKKTIQNLLKFLQVNENEKIGIDIQSIPGGKSKSEKANKILNTPHPINQFAKKIIPSKKLRTNIKYFITKLNQKPTADKSELEEIRPFLINEIYKDSILELEKIINRDLSSWYNI, encoded by the coding sequence TTTCTTACCAAAAACAAAAGAAATTCATTTTTTTGATATAAATAAAAACTACAAACAAGGAATAGATTGGTATGCCGGACATTTCAAAGATTCAGAAAATTATATTTGCAGAGGAGAGGTAACGCCAAATTATATGTTTGCTGATTATGTTCCTGAACGTATTTATAATTCAAGCAGAAAAGATATAAAACTGATATATATTCTTCGTAATCCTGCCGACAGAGCTTTTTCTCATTATAAAATGCGTGTAGGAAGAGGGTTTGAGAAAAACCCATTTAAGTATTCTGTTAAATTGAATGTAAAAGAACTGAATTTAAAATCGAAAGAGACAGATCACAATTATATTACAAGAGGATTTTATAGCGAGCAAATTAAAAGGTATTTAGAATATTTTGAAATAAAGAACATGTTTTTTATACTTTTTGAAGAAGATTTTTTAAGTAATCGAAAAAAAACAATTCAAAACCTATTGAAATTTCTACAAGTAAATGAAAACGAGAAAATTGGGATTGATATTCAAAGCATTCCGGGTGGTAAATCAAAATCAGAGAAAGCAAATAAAATCCTAAATACTCCACATCCGATAAACCAATTTGCAAAAAAAATAATCCCAAGTAAAAAACTAAGAACAAATATCAAATATTTTATAACTAAACTAAATCAAAAACCAACTGCTGATAAATCAGAACTTGAAGAAATACGACCGTTTTTGATAAATGAAATTTACAAAGACAGTATTTTAGAACTTGAAAAAATAATAAACAGAGATTTGTCATCTTGGTATAATATATAA
- a CDS encoding sulfotransferase, producing the protein MEPIIIIGMHRAGTSLLTRILQQSGVFIGNDTDNNNESLFFCKLNDWAFFQAGATWDNPYNLNLISENFILEVAANFKKHLQHRGIKKYHRDFKKLQNSDALWAWKDPRNTYTTEIWKQIFPNAKFIHIYRNPVDVAESLRQREIQFQKMKGTQTKTGIRKKINEYLLVKNRIYTQSLRVNNIEEGIKLWDEYTTKALSIKNNCKHLSYENLLKDTKNQMASIYNFLNIDINNKHIDNILKGINKTRRTAFINNDELVNEYRRIQKSKLVCKLKYDKLI; encoded by the coding sequence ATGGAACCAATTATAATAATAGGAATGCATCGTGCCGGAACTTCGTTGCTCACAAGAATTTTACAACAATCAGGAGTTTTTATCGGAAATGATACAGATAATAACAACGAGTCACTATTTTTTTGTAAATTAAACGATTGGGCATTTTTTCAAGCCGGAGCAACATGGGATAATCCATATAATCTCAACTTGATTTCTGAAAACTTTATTTTGGAAGTAGCTGCAAATTTCAAAAAACATCTTCAACACCGAGGAATTAAGAAATATCACAGGGATTTCAAAAAACTTCAAAATTCAGATGCATTATGGGCATGGAAAGATCCGCGAAACACATATACAACAGAAATTTGGAAACAAATTTTCCCTAATGCTAAATTTATTCATATTTACCGAAACCCTGTTGATGTTGCAGAAAGTCTCAGACAAAGAGAAATTCAATTTCAAAAAATGAAAGGAACTCAAACAAAAACCGGCATTAGAAAAAAAATAAATGAATATCTACTTGTAAAAAATCGTATTTATACACAATCATTAAGAGTAAATAATATCGAAGAAGGAATAAAATTATGGGATGAATACACAACAAAAGCATTATCAATAAAAAATAATTGTAAACACTTGTCTTATGAAAATCTGCTTAAAGACACTAAAAATCAGATGGCTTCAATTTATAATTTTCTGAATATTGACATAAACAATAAACATATTGATAATATTTTAAAAGGAATAAATAAAACACGAAGAACAGCATTTATTAATAATGATGAATTGGTAAATGAATACAGAAGAATTCAAAAATCGAAACTTGTTTGTAAACTTAAGTATGATAAATTAATATAA